One genomic region from Leptospira tipperaryensis encodes:
- a CDS encoding DUF1304 domain-containing protein: MILAARILAGIVGALHVWIFLMESVLWMRPTIHRRFGVTDKKLAEAMKGVFLNQGFYNLFLAIGALYGAIFFELHPAYAPAIMIFSCFSVFGAGLVLFASKPAMARAAIIQGLPPLIAIILIGVSING; this comes from the coding sequence ATGATTTTAGCCGCAAGAATTTTGGCTGGCATAGTAGGCGCGCTTCACGTGTGGATTTTTCTTATGGAAAGCGTTCTTTGGATGCGTCCGACAATCCACAGACGCTTCGGTGTTACGGATAAAAAGTTAGCGGAAGCTATGAAAGGGGTTTTTCTAAACCAAGGTTTTTACAATCTCTTTCTGGCAATCGGCGCATTGTATGGAGCGATCTTCTTCGAACTTCATCCTGCCTACGCTCCGGCGATCATGATCTTTTCCTGCTTTTCCGTTTTTGGCGCCGGTCTCGTTCTTTTTGCTTCCAAACCCGCTATGGCTCGCGCAGCAATCATTCAGGGTCTACCACCTTTGATCGCGATCATACTCATCGGGGTTTCTATCAACGGTTGA
- a CDS encoding 4Fe-4S dicluster domain-containing protein: MKAIYEILNIFRRAKTMNYEKVSPINSNARGIPVPVLKSNESCLSCKSCEQVCPTHSLKIHSKEKMSFDYGACLQCGRCSEVCSDGKIVDSGFVHVYSFDRDSLKVIYTDGIPEEKDENVSDEVKEFQRITKRTGFQYREIAAGGNNTTEAEINASFNALFDSEASKVRVVASPKHADALVYSGPVSQNMEGPLNTAWETMPSPKALIACGTEAVSGGLFKRGKLPKEPDLFIGGDPPRPDVMISAFRYLMGIREFSFRAELTKHVLNLREKK, from the coding sequence ATGAAAGCAATATACGAAATTTTGAATATCTTTCGTCGTGCAAAAACGATGAACTATGAAAAAGTCTCGCCGATCAATTCGAATGCGAGAGGAATTCCGGTTCCGGTCTTAAAGTCCAACGAGTCCTGTTTATCCTGTAAATCCTGCGAACAAGTGTGTCCGACCCATTCCCTCAAAATTCATTCCAAGGAAAAGATGAGTTTTGATTACGGCGCTTGTCTTCAATGTGGAAGATGTTCGGAAGTATGTTCCGATGGAAAGATCGTAGATTCAGGTTTTGTTCATGTTTATTCTTTCGATCGCGATTCTCTTAAGGTGATTTATACCGACGGAATTCCCGAAGAAAAAGACGAAAACGTTTCGGACGAAGTGAAAGAATTTCAAAGGATCACAAAAAGAACGGGTTTTCAATACAGAGAAATCGCGGCCGGTGGAAACAATACGACGGAAGCGGAAATCAACGCGAGTTTCAACGCGCTTTTTGACAGCGAAGCCAGTAAAGTTCGTGTGGTTGCTTCTCCTAAACACGCAGATGCACTCGTATATTCCGGTCCGGTCAGTCAGAATATGGAAGGCCCTTTGAACACAGCTTGGGAAACGATGCCTTCGCCAAAAGCATTGATCGCATGCGGAACGGAAGCCGTTTCGGGCGGATTGTTCAAACGGGGAAAACTTCCAAAGGAACCGGATCTTTTTATCGGCGGGGATCCGCCTAGACCGGACGTGATGATCTCGGCGTTTCGCTACTTGATGGGAATTAGAGAATTTTCCTTTCGTGCGGAATTGACGAAACACGTTCTAAATTTAAGAGAAAAAAAGTAA
- a CDS encoding proton-conducting transporter membrane subunit, with protein MSLLYLNSIGALVLLFILIAYIFAPTKGQSNITMWSFLMLLCAGLSFAAWNSEGSALQWVLIEATTFTGTLLVSSSGTSKSFPIAWKFLLINSFGLGLAFLGIIIVTATLHGIDHPVEILAGRISEHPENLWIEIGLWLAIFGYSAKLGLFPNHVWVVDTYGDSPSQISALIAAFIPVSVCFAIRPFVQMDHKLYPTTFSAADGLLILGIATMLQSIVALYQRNDLRMMTAKVALFHSGALAIFLWMDLPETTFNYIMAGNIVLKSLLFLTMGIVRMDSGGRELSKIFLSEAINKRALSLYTIALFLAFVLPGSPIFVSDLLLLKAGWAQKQWFVILVPFFGLVFFGVTIYKTVPLFNLKHRPFATNFAFTLNVRLIDSLLLCFTVIGLGIWGFYRLLQGEF; from the coding sequence GTGAGTTTACTTTATTTAAACAGTATCGGAGCGCTTGTTCTTCTTTTCATTCTGATCGCATATATTTTCGCACCGACCAAAGGTCAGAGTAATATTACGATGTGGTCGTTTTTGATGTTGCTTTGTGCAGGTTTGAGTTTTGCCGCTTGGAATTCGGAAGGTTCAGCTTTACAATGGGTGCTCATTGAAGCCACTACGTTTACGGGAACGTTACTCGTCTCTTCCAGCGGAACTTCGAAATCATTCCCGATCGCCTGGAAGTTTTTGTTAATCAATTCGTTCGGATTGGGTCTAGCGTTTTTAGGCATTATCATCGTAACGGCGACGTTACACGGTATCGATCATCCAGTGGAAATTCTCGCCGGTCGTATTTCCGAACATCCGGAAAACTTATGGATCGAAATCGGTCTATGGTTGGCGATCTTCGGTTATTCGGCGAAGTTAGGATTGTTTCCGAATCACGTTTGGGTCGTGGATACCTATGGCGATAGCCCGAGTCAAATTTCCGCTCTCATTGCGGCCTTCATTCCCGTCTCCGTATGTTTTGCGATTCGTCCTTTTGTTCAGATGGACCATAAGTTGTACCCGACCACTTTTAGCGCCGCCGACGGATTGTTGATTTTAGGAATTGCGACGATGCTTCAGAGTATCGTCGCTTTGTATCAAAGGAACGACTTACGAATGATGACCGCGAAAGTAGCATTATTTCACAGCGGTGCGCTTGCTATTTTTCTTTGGATGGATCTACCGGAGACAACTTTCAATTATATAATGGCGGGCAATATCGTCTTAAAATCGCTTCTCTTTTTAACTATGGGAATCGTGAGGATGGATTCGGGCGGTAGAGAGTTGAGTAAGATATTTCTTTCGGAAGCGATCAATAAACGAGCTCTTTCCCTTTATACTATCGCGTTGTTTCTTGCGTTTGTACTTCCGGGGTCGCCGATTTTTGTGAGCGATCTTTTGCTTCTAAAGGCCGGATGGGCACAAAAGCAATGGTTTGTAATTTTAGTTCCGTTTTTCGGTTTAGTTTTTTTTGGAGTTACCATCTATAAAACCGTTCCGTTGTTTAATCTAAAACACAGACCTTTCGCAACAAACTTCGCTTTCACGTTGAACGTTCGACTGATCGATTCTTTACTTCTCTGTTTCACGGTCATAGGGCTCGGAATTTGGGGATTCTATCGATTGTTGCAAGGAGAATTTTGA
- a CDS encoding formate hydrogenase, which yields MGTEFSYLILLLIGVVILLENRIKRLVLLLGFQSAFLLVPLFEDSGFNTHSLFLAGMIVFFKVILTPLILFWTARKTNSVESTFPKIGYIPTFALLSVGALIGFLMFGFTKYRFGEVNQMSFLYTFLLLYVGMVGFVVRRHWVPVIASFGVFENGTFLLTQILRTGLPLGIEFGSFLDAVFIIGAASTLRVSMQNDPQSEKEEVSA from the coding sequence ATGGGAACAGAATTTAGTTATTTAATTCTCCTTCTGATAGGAGTTGTGATTCTACTGGAAAATAGGATAAAACGTTTAGTTTTACTTCTCGGTTTTCAAAGTGCCTTTCTGTTAGTCCCACTTTTTGAAGACTCGGGTTTTAACACTCATAGTCTTTTTTTAGCGGGGATGATCGTTTTCTTTAAGGTTATCTTGACGCCCCTTATCCTTTTCTGGACGGCGAGAAAGACAAACTCAGTAGAATCCACATTTCCGAAAATCGGCTACATACCAACTTTTGCTCTTCTTTCTGTCGGCGCATTGATAGGATTCTTGATGTTCGGCTTCACCAAATATCGATTTGGTGAAGTAAACCAAATGTCCTTTCTTTATACATTCTTGCTTTTGTATGTTGGAATGGTCGGCTTTGTGGTTCGTCGTCATTGGGTTCCTGTGATCGCTTCTTTCGGCGTTTTTGAAAATGGAACGTTTCTGTTGACTCAAATTTTACGGACCGGTTTACCGTTAGGGATAGAATTCGGATCCTTCCTGGACGCTGTGTTTATTATCGGCGCGGCTTCTACGCTTCGAGTCAGTATGCAGAATGATCCTCAATCCGAAAAAGAGGAGGTTTCCGCGTGA
- a CDS encoding metal (Ni/Fe) hydrogenase large subunit: MRTVTGLHPRKGKKGYHRFWISNDGIEREVIEHTQKEIFEDSANPIWILRHSLGVDQGEEDYSAFDFEKYISIGRKTDLEKFVTKKGIKDLSYKGLKVPIPADHYSHAVGPIHAGVIEPGHFRFIVQGELIKNLDIRLGFQKRGLIEMIKGKGPKNSFPYAEAISGDSTISYGIAFSRIFEEAQKIEVPQEIDFARLVLLELERIATHIGDMGGIAEDIGYYPLHGVCSLQRGVPLGVMEALTGNRFGRGALSPGKISLRPGLTREKLAELAERIRSVTADVSGHFLRAASVSTNRERLQTCGVILQKQVRQLGFIGMVEKCTGLNRDLRKLEKSYDFSSPINLELNHDHMNGDAWARFYIRYEELLRSSKWLVEAIPKIEALSDFRDRKIGASKTVKKGSYHAAVEGWRGPVLVSLDLEDDGTIEDAYIRDPSVPNWHALELAVRDEYIGDFPLNNKSFNLSYVGVDL; encoded by the coding sequence ATGCGTACTGTCACAGGTTTACATCCGAGAAAAGGAAAAAAAGGATATCATCGCTTTTGGATTTCCAACGATGGAATCGAACGCGAAGTTATCGAACACACTCAAAAGGAAATCTTCGAGGATTCTGCAAATCCGATCTGGATTTTACGGCATTCATTAGGCGTCGATCAAGGAGAGGAAGATTATTCGGCTTTTGATTTTGAAAAATACATCAGCATTGGACGCAAAACGGATCTCGAGAAATTTGTAACAAAAAAAGGGATTAAGGATTTATCATATAAAGGATTGAAAGTTCCGATCCCCGCTGACCACTATTCCCATGCAGTCGGACCGATACATGCCGGCGTGATAGAACCGGGGCACTTTCGTTTTATCGTTCAAGGTGAATTGATTAAGAATCTGGACATTCGTTTGGGTTTTCAAAAACGAGGTTTGATCGAAATGATAAAAGGAAAAGGTCCGAAAAATTCTTTCCCTTACGCCGAGGCGATATCTGGGGACAGTACGATTTCTTATGGAATCGCTTTTTCAAGAATTTTTGAGGAAGCTCAGAAGATCGAAGTTCCTCAAGAAATAGATTTTGCAAGATTGGTACTTTTAGAATTAGAAAGAATCGCGACCCATATCGGCGATATGGGTGGAATTGCGGAAGACATCGGCTATTATCCGTTACACGGGGTTTGTTCCTTACAAAGGGGAGTTCCGCTCGGTGTTATGGAGGCGTTGACCGGGAATCGATTCGGACGAGGCGCGTTGTCGCCGGGAAAGATTTCTTTAAGGCCGGGTTTGACTCGCGAAAAATTAGCCGAGTTGGCAGAAAGGATTCGATCGGTGACGGCTGACGTATCCGGACATTTTCTAAGAGCCGCTTCCGTTTCAACCAATCGTGAAAGATTACAAACCTGCGGAGTCATTCTACAAAAGCAAGTTCGGCAGCTTGGTTTTATCGGGATGGTGGAAAAATGCACCGGCCTTAACCGAGATTTACGCAAGTTGGAAAAATCCTATGACTTCAGCTCGCCGATCAACTTGGAATTAAATCACGATCATATGAACGGTGACGCTTGGGCTCGATTTTACATACGATATGAAGAATTGCTGAGAAGCAGTAAATGGTTGGTGGAAGCCATTCCTAAAATAGAAGCTCTTTCGGATTTTAGAGATAGAAAAATAGGCGCGTCTAAAACCGTAAAAAAAGGATCTTATCATGCGGCGGTGGAAGGTTGGAGAGGGCCGGTATTGGTTTCTCTCGATCTGGAAGACGACGGAACGATCGAAGACGCGTATATTAGGGATCCTTCCGTTCCCAACTGGCACGCTCTGGAATTAGCGGTTCGAGACGAATATATCGGAGATTTCCCGCTAAATAATAAATCGTTCAACCTCAGTTACGTCGGAGTGGACCTATGA
- a CDS encoding GlxA family transcriptional regulator encodes MDVVILLIPGAPASVITGLFEFFEFAGMDLENRRKPPICRVRTAAIQSEPVQLHGNVQIKPDLVGRCEKVDLVIVPAIGPNVVAIKRRCGLEIEWLKEAAAQGVRIASVCSGAFLLASTGLLEGRSATTHWQFASLFRRMFPSVHLEVDKLVIDQGNFLTSGGSNAFYDLSLHVLEQSLGREVALKCAKHFLLDSDRISQTPFMTFAAQKHHDDLSVATAQEILENEFTTTISMETLAQRVGLSSRSLKRRFKQATGDPPSTYLQRLRIEWARRRLEETGDSIEEISYAVGYENVGFFRVLFKRYVGITPLEHRRRHSIKIPVRFK; translated from the coding sequence ATGGACGTTGTCATTCTTCTGATTCCCGGCGCCCCGGCCTCCGTCATTACCGGCCTTTTCGAATTCTTTGAATTTGCGGGAATGGATCTCGAGAACCGTCGGAAACCTCCGATTTGCCGTGTGCGTACAGCTGCGATTCAATCCGAACCCGTACAACTTCATGGAAACGTCCAGATCAAACCCGATCTCGTTGGTCGTTGCGAAAAAGTGGATCTTGTAATCGTGCCGGCAATCGGACCCAATGTTGTCGCAATCAAACGGAGATGTGGACTCGAGATAGAATGGCTCAAAGAAGCCGCGGCTCAAGGAGTTCGAATCGCGAGCGTTTGCTCGGGTGCTTTTTTGCTCGCTTCCACGGGTTTACTGGAAGGTCGATCGGCTACAACTCATTGGCAGTTCGCCTCGCTCTTTCGAAGGATGTTTCCTTCCGTTCATTTAGAAGTAGATAAACTAGTCATCGACCAAGGCAATTTTTTGACATCCGGAGGAAGTAACGCTTTCTACGATCTAAGTCTTCACGTTCTGGAACAATCTCTTGGAAGAGAAGTTGCGCTCAAATGTGCCAAACATTTTCTACTCGATTCCGATAGAATTTCACAGACTCCTTTTATGACTTTCGCGGCTCAGAAACATCACGACGATTTATCGGTCGCGACGGCTCAGGAGATTCTTGAAAACGAATTCACCACAACGATCTCGATGGAAACCCTTGCGCAAAGAGTGGGCCTGAGTTCTCGAAGTTTAAAAAGAAGATTTAAACAAGCCACGGGCGATCCACCTTCCACTTATTTGCAACGACTTCGAATTGAATGGGCGAGGCGTCGTCTGGAAGAAACCGGAGATTCCATCGAAGAGATCAGTTACGCGGTGGGATATGAAAACGTCGGATTTTTTCGAGTCCTTTTTAAAAGATACGTCGGAATCACTCCTCTGGAACATCGGCGTCGGCATTCGATTAAAATCCCGGTTCGGTTTAAATAA
- a CDS encoding NADH-quinone oxidoreductase subunit H, whose translation MEIILRYLDSIVRVISFLFLPFLCGGIVLKIRSYAQGRIGAPVLQILYDTIRMIRKKPVDGPFSGFFTEASPIIAFVAGLVLWSLVSYEWAPFLLIPFLIGIIRFALLAYAVENGTSFAGMGSAREVILFVFCEPVLILVLVVFESHIVVNANFASLAFGGLFLLGTSLVILAEIAKPPFDDPRTHLELTMVHEAMLLEASGSRRAFFELAQQLKTSSLFLFVAKIGIYHGEFFINHTIPKFWLDVVAIFGALFVSVCVGYIESNSTRRRWRWIPELLGLNFIFMLFLGILLKLG comes from the coding sequence ATGGAAATTATTCTTAGATACCTTGACTCAATAGTTCGAGTGATTTCATTTCTATTTCTTCCGTTTCTCTGCGGAGGAATCGTTCTCAAAATTCGTTCTTATGCACAGGGAAGAATCGGCGCTCCCGTTCTGCAGATTTTATACGATACGATTCGGATGATTCGTAAAAAACCGGTGGATGGTCCGTTTTCCGGGTTTTTTACGGAAGCTTCTCCGATCATCGCTTTTGTCGCGGGTCTGGTTCTTTGGAGTTTGGTCAGTTACGAATGGGCTCCTTTTCTTTTGATTCCATTCTTAATAGGAATCATCCGATTCGCTTTGTTGGCGTATGCTGTGGAGAACGGAACCTCCTTTGCGGGAATGGGATCGGCAAGAGAAGTGATCCTGTTTGTGTTCTGCGAACCGGTTCTGATTCTTGTTTTGGTCGTTTTCGAGTCCCATATCGTAGTAAACGCGAATTTCGCAAGTCTTGCATTCGGCGGTCTATTTTTGCTCGGCACTTCCCTCGTAATTCTCGCCGAGATCGCCAAACCGCCGTTTGACGATCCAAGAACCCACCTCGAGTTAACGATGGTTCACGAAGCAATGCTTTTGGAAGCTTCGGGAAGTAGGCGTGCATTTTTCGAATTAGCTCAACAACTCAAAACAAGCTCTCTATTCTTATTCGTCGCAAAGATCGGAATTTATCACGGGGAATTTTTTATAAATCATACCATCCCGAAATTTTGGTTGGACGTCGTTGCGATTTTTGGTGCGCTTTTTGTCTCCGTCTGTGTCGGCTATATAGAATCGAATAGCACAAGAAGACGTTGGCGTTGGATTCCCGAGTTATTGGGTTTAAATTTTATCTTTATGCTCTTTCTGGGCATTCTCCTCAAATTAGGATGA
- a CDS encoding proton-conducting transporter membrane subunit → MVIVSYLLVLISLIAPFLIGKAFGKSLFDHEGAILVGLSLQAVVGLIISVFVVGYEGLKKKTVLLGYAIFFLSTGLCFFAGKTLWLILFWELSTVSGFLLYQGEKWTSSSAKSFIALLLASGIGIFCFTYWIYSPDDDLGKFFLVLGLLVKAEFFGFHFWLPEVHAGAPPHASAAYSGILVNLPLILFHQLAVPWIGSSAIIKVLIPLAGFGVLWAGLSSVFAKDVRKAIAYSTIENTNFLMLCLLLSALWKESDVEGLKVLSRSFSFLFFISLIHHSISKTFQFLSVGYLLKLSGSSNIDHNTGIGKNSGLSTALLSLGTISFLALPGTTGFLTEATFVKLVAGVLDIPGQSAILILPLLILVSSGIALGAVGHLRIFLGMVVSRPRVNWPENVPPRLVRYSLTVSGLLILGVSLGISAYTLYYSPTKVWLDENWYRGLASVNLIGFLMFLVIGIFGLRTKIERRKLWDCGGNYKGPDVAIPSEGVSNPLFASLGRYFTNEDGSSRLDEAILKGIVKLLDTFKTQVNEADEETISINLAFSSATVVLLLFLIIGLKLAEGDLWKLFLDTLTQ, encoded by the coding sequence ATGGTCATTGTATCTTATTTACTCGTTTTAATAAGTCTTATCGCACCTTTTCTGATTGGAAAAGCTTTCGGTAAGAGTCTTTTTGATCATGAAGGGGCTATTCTTGTTGGATTGAGTCTTCAAGCGGTAGTCGGTTTAATAATTTCAGTTTTTGTAGTCGGGTATGAAGGACTTAAAAAGAAGACAGTTCTTTTGGGATACGCGATTTTCTTTCTGAGCACGGGCCTTTGTTTTTTTGCAGGTAAGACGCTTTGGTTGATTCTGTTTTGGGAATTGTCCACTGTCAGCGGATTTCTTCTTTATCAAGGAGAAAAGTGGACTTCTTCTTCGGCAAAAAGTTTTATCGCGCTTCTGCTTGCGAGCGGGATCGGAATTTTCTGTTTTACCTATTGGATTTATTCTCCTGACGACGACTTGGGAAAATTTTTCTTAGTTTTAGGTTTGCTGGTTAAGGCTGAATTTTTCGGTTTTCACTTTTGGCTTCCGGAAGTGCATGCCGGTGCTCCGCCTCACGCTTCCGCGGCCTATTCGGGAATATTAGTCAATCTTCCGCTGATTCTTTTTCATCAACTCGCTGTTCCTTGGATCGGAAGTTCGGCAATCATAAAAGTATTGATTCCTTTGGCGGGTTTTGGGGTTTTGTGGGCTGGACTAAGTTCGGTATTCGCGAAGGATGTAAGAAAAGCTATCGCTTACAGTACGATTGAAAATACAAATTTTCTAATGCTTTGTTTGTTACTTTCCGCACTATGGAAAGAAAGCGACGTCGAAGGACTCAAGGTTTTAAGCAGATCCTTTTCCTTTCTCTTTTTTATTTCTCTCATCCACCATAGTATAAGCAAAACTTTTCAATTCTTATCAGTCGGTTATCTTCTTAAACTTTCAGGAAGTTCTAATATAGATCACAATACCGGAATCGGTAAGAATTCAGGACTGTCGACAGCTTTGTTGAGTTTGGGAACGATCAGCTTTCTCGCGTTACCCGGAACAACGGGATTTCTAACCGAGGCGACTTTTGTGAAACTCGTCGCCGGAGTTTTGGATATCCCGGGACAAAGTGCAATTCTAATTCTTCCTCTTTTGATCTTGGTTTCTTCCGGAATAGCGTTAGGCGCCGTTGGGCATCTGAGAATTTTTTTAGGAATGGTGGTTTCCAGGCCTCGAGTGAATTGGCCGGAAAACGTTCCCCCGAGACTTGTTCGATACTCCTTGACTGTAAGCGGTTTGTTGATTCTCGGAGTATCACTTGGTATTTCCGCTTATACGCTCTATTATTCTCCGACCAAAGTTTGGTTGGATGAGAATTGGTATCGAGGTTTGGCGAGTGTGAATTTGATCGGGTTCTTAATGTTTTTGGTGATCGGAATATTCGGTTTAAGGACAAAAATCGAACGTAGAAAACTTTGGGACTGCGGCGGAAATTATAAAGGACCCGATGTGGCTATTCCTTCAGAGGGAGTCTCCAATCCGTTGTTCGCTTCCTTAGGGAGATATTTTACGAACGAAGACGGAAGTTCAAGGCTGGATGAAGCGATTTTGAAAGGAATCGTAAAATTGTTAGACACCTTTAAAACGCAGGTTAACGAAGCGGACGAAGAAACGATATCAATCAATCTCGCATTTTCATCAGCAACGGTTGTCTTGCTCTTATTTTTGATCATTGGCTTGAAACTGGCCGAAGGAGATTTATGGAAATTATTCTTAGATACCTTGACTCAATAG